The Maridesulfovibrio hydrothermalis AM13 = DSM 14728 DNA window ACGCATGGTTGGAGTTCTTAGTAATTTTATGAATGATTCACCGGTAAGACACCATAAACTATGGAAAATGGATGCACCGGCAGTAAACGTTGCGACGAAAATAAATATTTCCATGAAACGCGGCGCAGCAGGGTCGGCGAACTGGCTGAAAGCCGAAATGGTCATGGCATAATGTTTGGGATTGAGAGGATGAAGTATCAGCCCCTCAACAAATTTAAATGACTGAGCTTTTTCAGGCTTTCTGGCATGCAGGCGCATGATTTTCCAGGCCAGATAAAGAATATAAATCATACCGCTGATTTTTAATACTTCAGCAGTTTTAGGAGAAGCCAGAAACAGTTCTCCAAGGCCGATGACAATAAGAATATCCATAAATATTCCACCTGTAATCACGCCTGAAAGAAATGGAACAGATTTTTTGAAACCAACGGTCTGACCCAGTGCCATAAGTGATAGATTACCCGGGCCTGGAGTTCCGCACATTACTGTTACGAAAACCAGAAACGGCCAGAAATTTTCTTGCATTAATTCGCTCCTTGATATTTGCCTCCGGTGTCTTTCACTGGCCCCCGATGGCTGAAGTAGACAGCAATATTGTGTGCTTTCTTTTGCTAGTTTATATTCATATTCTTGACATTGTGTGTAGTCAATGGGATTATTGTATGCATGACAAAATGGATACCTGAACTCATAGATGATAAAAGGGCTAAGTATAAGGCATTGGCAGATGCCATTGAGCGTGATGTATTTTCCGGTGTTCTTAATCCGGGAGATAAATTGCCGACCCATCGTGATCTGGCTGATGATCTTGCGATTAACGTCAGCACGGTGACCAGAGGCTATGCCGAAGCTGAGCGGCGCGGATTTATTTCCGGCACTGTGGGGCGGGGGACATTTGTAGCAGCTGATGCGGCAGTTTCTTCATCAATGGTTTCGTTTGAACCGCATGCACCGGGCATGATTGAACTGGGCATGGTCAATACCTTCTATGATCTGGACCCGGACATTCAGGAGAATATGAAGAGGCTGACCCGCTGTCGTAATCTGGATGCTTTTTTGCGTTACACGGACCCGCGTGGGCTGCCGGAACATCGCGAAATAGGG harbors:
- a CDS encoding LysE family translocator, with the protein product MQENFWPFLVFVTVMCGTPGPGNLSLMALGQTVGFKKSVPFLSGVITGGIFMDILIVIGLGELFLASPKTAEVLKISGMIYILYLAWKIMRLHARKPEKAQSFKFVEGLILHPLNPKHYAMTISAFSQFADPAAPRFMEIFIFVATFTAGASIFHSLWCLTGESFIKLLRTPTMRYTVNISMVILMVGATVYALYK